The following are from one region of the Indicator indicator isolate 239-I01 chromosome 14, UM_Iind_1.1, whole genome shotgun sequence genome:
- the DUSP6 gene encoding dual specificity protein phosphatase 6 isoform X1 yields the protein MLDTFRPVPFASEMAISKSVAWLNEQLEMGNERLLLMDCRPQELYESSHIESAINVAIPGIMLRRLQKGNLPLRSLVSSSEEDRERFARRCGTDTVVLYDEHSRDWNENTGGESVLGLLLKRLKDEGCKAFYLEGGFSKFQAEFALHCETNLDSSCSSSSPPLPVLGLGGLRISSDSSSDIESDIDRDPNSATDSDGSPLSNNQPSFPVEILPYLYLGCAKDSTNLDVLEEFGIKYILNVTPNLPNLFENAGEFKYKQIPISDHWSQNLSQFFPEAISFIDEARGKNCGVLVHCLAGISRSVTVTVAYLMQKLNLSMNDAYDIVKTKKSNISPNFNFMGQLLDFERTLGLSSPCDNRVPNQQLYFTTPSNQNVFQVDSLQST from the exons ATGCTAGATACGTTCAGACCCGTCCCTTTCGCGTCGGAAATGGCGATTAGTAAATCGGTGGCGTGGCTGAACGAGCAGCTGGAGATGGGCAACgaaaggctgctgctgatggACTGTCGACCCCAGGAGTTGTACGAGTCGTCCCACATCGAATCGGCCATCAACGTGGCCATCCCGGGCATCATGCTGCggaggctgcagaagggcaACCTGCCCCTCCGTTCCCTCGTCTCCAGCAGCGAGGAGGACCGGGAACGCTTCGCCCGCCGCTGCGGCACCGACACGGTGGTGCTGTACGATGAGCACAGCCGCGACTGGAACGAGAACACAGGCGGAGAGTcggtgctggggctgctcctcaaGCGCCTCAAAGATGAAGGTTGCAAGGCGTTTTATCTGGAAG GTGGTTTCAGCAAGTTCCAGGCCGAGTTCGCTCTGCACTGCGAAACCAACCTAGACAGTTCGTGTAGCAGCAGCTCTCCCCCTCTGCCAGTCCTGGGCTTGGGAGGCCTCCGCATCAGCTCTGATTCCTCCTCAGACATTGAATCTGACATTGACAGAGACCCCAACAGTGCCACCGACTCGGATGGCAGCCCCCTCTCCAACAACCAGCCTTCCTTTCCGGTGGAGATTTTACCCTACCTCTACTTAGGCTGTGCCAAGGACTCCACTAACCTGGACGTTTTAGAAGAGTTTGGCATTAAATACATCTTGAATGTCACCCCCAACCTGCCCAACCTCTTTGAAAACGCCGGAGAATTCAAGTACAAGCAGATCCCAATCTCTGATCACTGGAGCCAAAATCTGTCCCAGTTCTTTCCTGAGGCCATCTCCTTTATAG ATGAAGCCCGGGGGAAGAACTGCGGCGTCCTGGTGCACTGCTTGGCGGGGATCAGCCGCTCGGTGACGGTGACGGTGGCCTACCTCATGCAGAAGCTCAACCTCTCCATGAACGACGCCTACGACATCGTCAAGACGAAGAAGTCCAACATTTCTCCCAACTTCAACTTCATGGGCCAGCTGCTGGACTTCGAGCGGACTctggggctcagcagccccTGTGACAACCGAGTGCCCAACCAGCAGCTCTACTTCACCACCCCTTCCAACCAGAATGTCTTCCAGGTGGATTCCCTGCAGTCCACGTGA
- the DUSP6 gene encoding dual specificity protein phosphatase 6 isoform X2 → MLDTFRPVPFASEMAISKSVAWLNEQLEMGNERLLLMDCRPQELYESSHIESAINVAIPGIMLRRLQKGNLPLRSLVSSSEEDRERFARRCGTDTVVLYDEHSRDWNENTGGESVLGLLLKRLKDEGCKAFYLEDEARGKNCGVLVHCLAGISRSVTVTVAYLMQKLNLSMNDAYDIVKTKKSNISPNFNFMGQLLDFERTLGLSSPCDNRVPNQQLYFTTPSNQNVFQVDSLQST, encoded by the exons ATGCTAGATACGTTCAGACCCGTCCCTTTCGCGTCGGAAATGGCGATTAGTAAATCGGTGGCGTGGCTGAACGAGCAGCTGGAGATGGGCAACgaaaggctgctgctgatggACTGTCGACCCCAGGAGTTGTACGAGTCGTCCCACATCGAATCGGCCATCAACGTGGCCATCCCGGGCATCATGCTGCggaggctgcagaagggcaACCTGCCCCTCCGTTCCCTCGTCTCCAGCAGCGAGGAGGACCGGGAACGCTTCGCCCGCCGCTGCGGCACCGACACGGTGGTGCTGTACGATGAGCACAGCCGCGACTGGAACGAGAACACAGGCGGAGAGTcggtgctggggctgctcctcaaGCGCCTCAAAGATGAAGGTTGCAAGGCGTTTTATCTGGAAG ATGAAGCCCGGGGGAAGAACTGCGGCGTCCTGGTGCACTGCTTGGCGGGGATCAGCCGCTCGGTGACGGTGACGGTGGCCTACCTCATGCAGAAGCTCAACCTCTCCATGAACGACGCCTACGACATCGTCAAGACGAAGAAGTCCAACATTTCTCCCAACTTCAACTTCATGGGCCAGCTGCTGGACTTCGAGCGGACTctggggctcagcagccccTGTGACAACCGAGTGCCCAACCAGCAGCTCTACTTCACCACCCCTTCCAACCAGAATGTCTTCCAGGTGGATTCCCTGCAGTCCACGTGA